A single Pedobacter sp. PACM 27299 DNA region contains:
- a CDS encoding polysaccharide pyruvyl transferase family protein yields MNKLKEVFKGIYVEFFWSLALFCSLFIKGKKDAKKVLVLPAANLNGGFGEDIMITSFINNFANDAQVCILNGHKIIREDYRAINKNVVFLDGFNEKVNFLKLLLLIKDCALVYVIGADIMDGTYRIHNSINRLRVIELAHRIGVKAQISGFSVSKNILPVVKAKFSSVAKDVKLKIRDVESYVRMKDFIPADRLILTNDIAFICPDLPGVYQTETFDAYKTWVHKVKASGKTVIGVCPNAIQAKKIGFDKYLSGFKSLLEGFLDAGDYAFVFLYHDIRPICDEASDSTISRILDGYFSAKNLDCFFTDQIKNGVELKGYVSLVDFTITGRMHLGISGLTYSKPMFGVSYANKFEGMVKLFDIDPNLCLIDYDKLDNSKEKIRLFTENFPAIQNSVHKHISSVKLETTNNYTYG; encoded by the coding sequence ATGAACAAGTTAAAAGAAGTATTTAAAGGGATTTATGTAGAGTTTTTCTGGTCTTTAGCCCTTTTCTGTTCCCTTTTTATAAAGGGTAAAAAGGACGCGAAGAAAGTATTGGTACTTCCTGCAGCCAATTTAAATGGTGGATTTGGAGAGGACATTATGATCACTTCCTTTATCAATAACTTCGCAAATGATGCGCAGGTTTGTATTTTAAATGGCCATAAAATTATTCGTGAAGACTATAGAGCGATCAATAAAAATGTGGTGTTTCTGGATGGCTTTAATGAAAAGGTTAATTTTCTTAAGCTGTTGTTGCTGATCAAAGATTGTGCTTTAGTGTATGTCATTGGAGCAGACATCATGGACGGTACGTATCGCATTCATAATTCTATCAACCGCCTTAGGGTGATTGAGCTGGCACATCGCATTGGCGTGAAAGCCCAAATCTCCGGATTTAGTGTCAGCAAAAACATATTGCCAGTGGTGAAAGCGAAGTTTTCATCGGTTGCAAAAGATGTTAAATTGAAAATCAGAGATGTAGAATCTTATGTAAGAATGAAAGATTTTATTCCTGCAGACCGATTGATCCTAACCAATGACATCGCTTTTATCTGTCCTGATTTACCTGGAGTTTATCAAACTGAAACTTTTGATGCCTATAAGACATGGGTTCATAAAGTAAAAGCCAGCGGTAAAACGGTAATTGGTGTTTGTCCAAATGCAATTCAAGCAAAGAAAATTGGGTTTGACAAGTATCTTTCTGGTTTCAAGAGCCTGCTGGAGGGATTTTTAGATGCGGGAGATTATGCTTTTGTATTTCTTTATCATGACATCAGACCGATTTGTGATGAGGCCAGCGATAGCACCATCAGTCGGATTCTGGACGGCTACTTCAGCGCTAAAAACCTGGACTGCTTTTTTACCGATCAGATTAAAAATGGGGTGGAGCTTAAAGGCTACGTTTCACTGGTAGATTTTACCATCACGGGAAGGATGCATTTGGGGATATCAGGGCTGACTTATTCGAAGCCGATGTTTGGCGTTTCTTATGCCAATAAGTTCGAAGGAATGGTAAAACTGTTTGATATTGATCCGAACCTTTGCCTGATTGATTACGATAAGCTGGACAATTCAAAAGAAAAGATCCGCCTGTTTACGGAAAACTTCCCAGCAATTCAAAATAGTGTCCATAAGCACATCAGTAGTGTAAAATTAGAAACCACTAATAACTATACCTATGGGTAA
- a CDS encoding O-antigen ligase family protein, with amino-acid sequence MGKGILLFLIIFCYIFRSVVLKSKNKDTKFLWVSFFIFCIPFEFGKALNTPKFNDIAGTVQPIYIISLTIGLIIAVLPSAKRRWMEYSFKPNNWVNCVCLLLLLSFLNPYNSFPTGTWVLAIFFLSNILLFKMLSSFLSMEDVLNGLFDGLMLLTVAQFFLAICFPVLGISAVTKLFHESAEIWATRLDTRSGAVGFFNHPGRLALFMVITAAFFLATYLYDFRKKASKMALILCVLIIFLTYSRTSYLALIITLSSCYYLNKNAHKNLFSVGNILKFVVPTVLALVYLIAYSPLSELFMGSDSSDQYDNRMVHWLMALHLFDASPIIGVGLNGHLSYLSQHLGIVNQMTTDDFFAINPIHNIHLIVLAEVGITGMILWIGFLFGNIFKAKKEISKGHNEILSLSMIGLFIAYIIYGLSGWAPFSTAILPIFLFITFFSIKYRQQ; translated from the coding sequence ATGGGTAAAGGAATATTATTATTTCTGATCATCTTCTGCTATATCTTTAGATCGGTAGTTCTTAAATCTAAAAATAAGGACACCAAATTTTTGTGGGTTAGTTTTTTTATTTTCTGCATTCCTTTTGAATTTGGAAAAGCATTAAACACCCCAAAGTTCAATGATATCGCCGGAACAGTACAGCCAATATATATCATTTCCTTAACCATAGGATTGATCATTGCGGTATTGCCCTCGGCAAAAAGAAGATGGATGGAGTATTCCTTTAAACCCAATAACTGGGTCAATTGTGTGTGCCTGCTGCTCCTTTTGTCCTTTCTGAATCCTTATAATTCTTTCCCTACAGGAACTTGGGTATTGGCCATCTTTTTCTTGTCGAACATCCTTTTATTTAAAATGCTCAGCAGTTTTCTGAGTATGGAAGATGTACTGAATGGCCTGTTTGATGGTTTAATGCTATTGACAGTTGCACAGTTTTTTCTGGCCATCTGTTTTCCAGTACTGGGGATATCTGCAGTCACCAAGCTGTTCCATGAATCAGCTGAAATATGGGCTACCAGATTGGATACCCGAAGCGGGGCAGTAGGCTTCTTTAACCATCCCGGCAGACTGGCTTTATTTATGGTGATTACCGCCGCGTTTTTCCTCGCTACCTACCTTTATGATTTTAGAAAAAAAGCCAGTAAAATGGCGCTGATTCTTTGTGTACTGATTATATTTTTAACGTATTCCAGAACTTCATATTTAGCCTTGATCATCACGCTTTCCAGCTGTTATTACCTCAATAAAAACGCACATAAAAACCTTTTTTCTGTTGGTAATATTTTGAAGTTCGTGGTACCAACGGTACTGGCCCTCGTTTATCTGATCGCTTATTCTCCTTTAAGTGAACTTTTCATGGGAAGTGATTCCTCTGATCAATATGACAACCGCATGGTGCATTGGCTGATGGCCCTTCATTTATTTGATGCTTCACCAATTATTGGTGTTGGCTTAAATGGTCACCTTTCTTACTTATCCCAACACCTCGGTATTGTCAATCAAATGACGACAGACGATTTTTTTGCCATCAATCCCATCCATAATATCCACCTGATTGTCCTCGCAGAAGTGGGGATTACAGGCATGATCTTATGGATCGGCTTTTTATTTGGCAACATCTTTAAAGCTAAAAAAGAAATTAGTAAAGGGCATAATGAAATCCTTTCCCTCAGTATGATCGGCTTATTTATCGCCTACATCATTTACGGACTTAGTGGCTGGGCTCCATTCTCAACCGCCATACTACCCATATTTCTTTTCATCACCTTTTTTTCAATTAAATATAGACAACAATGA
- a CDS encoding glycosyltransferase: MRKILIVTPYMPFPLNSGGRIAQFEFDNELRHHFDMTIAFTMKAEEQKDLEQLKVLWPNVSFKPYLITEQSLSGKMSSVLFRFSEFSNRLVGKGVFSAFCKTNLDRLLKVNTTLFRSKSFGFPRGFIDHFRNVLLENNFEFVQVEFHQLISFAKYIPRSSYRIFVHHELRFVREKRELELFSFQSGFLNRVYKKNKSFELSALEKYDMVCTLSEVDKVILEKDLKTARLVSSPVPIKAMASGTNYSFDHKLVFLGGEDHFPNKEGLDWFLRNCWTGLKANYPKLELMVVGKWHQSSIAEYETEVAAVNFMGYVEDLSAVLANSIFIVPIRIGSGIRMKIIEAVNMGIPFVSTEVGVEGLCFKNGKDCLIGNTPQEFCSSIAKLIESNDLGPRLSKNALHTLNEENSYQKLMDKRLAIYN; the protein is encoded by the coding sequence ATGAGGAAGATATTAATTGTTACCCCCTATATGCCATTTCCTCTAAATTCAGGAGGCAGGATCGCCCAATTCGAATTCGATAACGAATTGCGCCATCATTTTGACATGACCATTGCATTTACCATGAAAGCTGAAGAGCAAAAAGATTTAGAGCAGCTGAAAGTCTTATGGCCAAATGTGAGTTTTAAACCCTATCTGATTACTGAGCAATCCCTTTCCGGTAAGATGAGTTCTGTACTATTCCGCTTCTCAGAATTTTCAAACCGTTTAGTTGGTAAAGGTGTGTTTTCTGCCTTTTGTAAAACAAATTTAGATCGGCTGCTGAAAGTAAATACCACACTTTTCAGGTCCAAAAGCTTTGGCTTTCCCCGCGGTTTTATCGACCATTTCAGGAATGTCCTGCTGGAGAATAACTTCGAATTTGTACAGGTAGAATTTCATCAGTTGATTTCCTTTGCTAAATATATTCCCCGCAGTTCTTACCGGATCTTCGTCCACCATGAGCTGCGATTTGTAAGAGAAAAAAGAGAACTGGAACTTTTCAGTTTTCAATCAGGTTTTCTAAACCGGGTATACAAAAAGAACAAATCATTTGAGCTGTCTGCACTGGAGAAATATGATATGGTCTGTACACTTTCAGAAGTAGATAAGGTCATTTTGGAAAAAGACCTGAAAACAGCGCGACTGGTTTCTTCTCCTGTTCCCATTAAAGCGATGGCATCCGGAACGAACTATTCTTTTGATCATAAACTAGTCTTTTTGGGTGGAGAAGATCATTTCCCAAATAAAGAAGGACTGGATTGGTTTCTACGAAATTGCTGGACAGGCTTGAAAGCAAATTACCCTAAACTGGAATTGATGGTGGTCGGAAAATGGCACCAGAGCAGCATCGCTGAATATGAAACTGAGGTAGCGGCCGTAAACTTCATGGGCTATGTAGAAGACCTATCTGCGGTACTGGCAAACAGCATCTTTATTGTTCCTATTCGTATCGGCAGTGGGATTCGTATGAAAATTATTGAAGCGGTAAATATGGGGATTCCTTTTGTGTCTACAGAAGTAGGGGTGGAAGGACTATGCTTTAAAAATGGAAAGGACTGCTTAATTGGCAATACGCCACAGGAGTTCTGCTCTTCTATTGCCAAGCTCATTGAATCCAATGATTTAGGGCCCCGTTTGTCAAAAAATGCACTGCATACGTTGAATGAAGAGAATTCTTATCAGAAGTTAATGGATAAAAGATTGGCTATATATAATTAA
- a CDS encoding glycoside hydrolase family 99-like domain-containing protein, which yields MKKIIFCSFLLYIALSGMPINPVYGQNDQAAHLKVGAYYFDGWTGKTNHITKSLTENYKERAPVWGWVTSKPEIIRKQVAAAVNANLDFFTFCWYYSDLSRKNLEEPRNNALQLFVNSKDKQGLKFNLLVANHYGYIIGPADWQKVSSVWLDLFQNKAYLKFNEKPLISFLSLKMLMSSFGSAPKIKSALDQLRADALRRGMKGLSIGISITPDEKEIALAKQCGFDVLTGYNYHDQTLVNGQSVSPASAIPKREKAVWTSFLKFDMPYIPVSTLNWDPRPWDEMNKISKPSPHFKGYAPESVYQTVKGLKEWTLQNNPAKSNDQIAVLYAWNEYGEGAWLTPSVIYKNGLLEAVKKALKN from the coding sequence ATGAAAAAAATAATCTTCTGCTCTTTTCTACTTTATATCGCCTTATCGGGGATGCCGATCAATCCGGTTTACGGACAAAATGATCAGGCAGCCCATTTAAAAGTTGGTGCTTATTATTTTGATGGCTGGACAGGAAAAACCAACCACATTACCAAATCACTAACAGAGAATTATAAGGAACGTGCTCCCGTTTGGGGCTGGGTAACCAGTAAGCCAGAGATCATTCGCAAGCAAGTGGCCGCTGCGGTCAACGCAAACCTTGATTTTTTTACCTTTTGCTGGTATTACTCTGATCTTTCCAGGAAGAACCTGGAGGAACCCAGAAATAATGCACTTCAGTTGTTTGTCAATTCAAAAGATAAACAAGGACTGAAATTCAATCTGCTGGTGGCCAATCATTATGGATATATCATCGGCCCTGCCGATTGGCAGAAAGTTTCCAGTGTATGGCTTGATCTTTTTCAAAACAAGGCATATCTGAAATTTAATGAGAAACCTCTGATCTCCTTTTTAAGCTTAAAGATGCTGATGAGTTCATTTGGTTCTGCGCCAAAAATTAAATCGGCTTTAGATCAATTGAGAGCCGATGCCCTGCGTCGAGGAATGAAAGGGCTAAGTATTGGGATCAGCATTACACCGGATGAAAAAGAAATCGCCCTCGCTAAACAGTGTGGATTTGATGTCCTGACAGGCTATAATTACCATGACCAAACCTTAGTTAATGGACAGTCGGTTAGTCCGGCCAGTGCGATCCCTAAAAGAGAAAAGGCGGTTTGGACTAGCTTTTTGAAATTTGATATGCCTTATATCCCAGTGAGTACATTAAACTGGGACCCGCGGCCATGGGATGAAATGAATAAGATCAGTAAGCCTTCCCCTCATTTTAAAGGATATGCTCCGGAATCGGTTTATCAGACAGTGAAAGGGTTGAAAGAATGGACGCTCCAAAATAATCCGGCTAAATCGAATGATCAGATCGCAGTGCTTTATGCATGGAATGAATATGGTGAAGGCGCATGGTTAACCCCATCTGTGATTTATAAAAATGGACTGCTAGAGGCAGTTAAGAAAGCTTTAAAAAACTAA
- a CDS encoding glycosyltransferase family 4 protein has protein sequence MNIICVHQSADMYGSDRSFLQVVNYLSLSPNFEKITVILPRNGPLVLELEKLKVEIIFMNLSLLSKTYLMKFQWGKIIFPLFSFSAKKKLFDQYDVVYVNTSVILDFYLLAPFLKQMKIIHIREIPNRMISKVLSFFLKGANSKIIFNSQSTLKSFDHLAQSLVIHNAFEGFAKVKDSPETGAIPETRAAIPSETAVLTPSGQTPLKVLLIGRINSWKGQDFTIEALTLIANANVLLRIVGSTSAGNEQMVLDLKKKVIQLGLIDKVEFLGFVADTAEIYSWSDVVIVPSTKPEPFGRIAIEAMSLNKPVIAANHGGLPEIIAHGYSGFLFEPNNKAEFVKVLRQYIDDRDLLNKHGRNAKMVFEEKFSLVGFYKKLDEAFKNEPV, from the coding sequence ATGAATATCATTTGCGTACACCAGAGTGCTGATATGTATGGTTCCGACCGGAGTTTTTTACAAGTTGTAAACTACCTGAGCCTATCGCCCAACTTTGAAAAGATCACCGTTATTCTTCCAAGAAATGGCCCATTGGTGCTGGAACTGGAAAAATTAAAGGTGGAAATCATTTTCATGAACCTTTCATTATTAAGTAAAACTTATTTGATGAAATTTCAATGGGGGAAGATCATTTTTCCTTTGTTTTCATTTTCCGCTAAAAAGAAACTGTTTGACCAATACGATGTAGTCTATGTAAACACTTCAGTGATTCTTGACTTTTACCTGTTGGCGCCCTTTCTGAAACAAATGAAAATTATTCATATCCGGGAGATTCCAAATCGGATGATCAGCAAAGTATTGTCTTTCTTCTTGAAAGGGGCTAACTCAAAAATCATATTCAATTCCCAGTCTACCTTAAAGAGTTTTGATCATTTAGCACAAAGTCTGGTGATTCACAATGCATTTGAAGGCTTTGCTAAAGTCAAAGACAGCCCCGAAACAGGAGCAATTCCTGAAACAAGAGCGGCGATTCCTTCCGAAACTGCGGTATTGACGCCTTCCGGTCAAACACCATTAAAGGTATTGCTGATTGGCAGGATTAACAGTTGGAAAGGACAGGATTTTACCATTGAAGCCTTAACATTAATCGCCAATGCAAATGTATTGTTGAGAATAGTGGGGAGTACCTCCGCTGGAAATGAACAGATGGTGCTGGATTTAAAGAAAAAAGTAATTCAGCTTGGCTTAATAGACAAAGTGGAGTTTCTGGGCTTTGTTGCTGATACGGCAGAAATTTATAGCTGGTCGGATGTAGTGATCGTACCGAGTACCAAACCTGAACCTTTTGGTAGAATTGCGATTGAAGCGATGAGCCTAAATAAACCGGTTATTGCAGCCAATCATGGTGGATTGCCAGAAATCATTGCGCATGGTTACAGTGGGTTTTTATTTGAACCGAATAATAAAGCTGAGTTTGTAAAGGTACTTCGCCAGTATATCGACGACCGGGATTTGTTGAATAAGCATGGCCGGAATGCGAAAATGGTATTTGAGGAAAAGTTCTCTTTAGTTGGTTTTTATAAAAAATTAGATGAAGCTTTTAAAAATGAACCCGTTTAA
- a CDS encoding SGNH/GDSL hydrolase family protein — MFNKRKRFKNIVLAVLCTLIIGVGAPVYGRSLSDSIPLKVLILGNSITWHGAKPAVGWSGNWGMAASAADKDFVHLLKSRINGLSPQTEFKFANIADSFERKFWKYNNADFKKFGDWHPDLIVLEIGENINDTLAVRYQLGKCLGRLTTELSKGKSVKVCLVGSFWPNQHIDQIMKSTASKNSWIYVDLQGIYKDRNENTAIQQYQNQGVGMHPSDAGMEHIANRIWNEIQHLFK, encoded by the coding sequence ATGTTTAACAAGAGGAAAAGGTTTAAAAATATTGTTTTAGCAGTTTTATGTACGCTGATTATAGGTGTTGGTGCTCCGGTGTATGGACGTAGTTTGTCAGATTCCATCCCTTTAAAAGTATTGATTCTGGGCAACAGCATTACCTGGCATGGCGCAAAGCCTGCAGTAGGCTGGTCTGGCAACTGGGGGATGGCGGCAAGCGCCGCAGATAAAGATTTTGTGCACCTGCTGAAGTCCAGGATAAACGGACTGAGTCCGCAGACGGAATTTAAATTCGCCAATATTGCAGATTCCTTTGAAAGGAAATTCTGGAAATATAATAACGCAGATTTCAAGAAATTCGGCGACTGGCATCCGGATTTAATTGTGCTGGAAATAGGGGAGAACATCAACGATACCTTAGCAGTAAGATACCAGCTAGGCAAGTGCCTGGGACGTTTAACCACTGAGTTGTCCAAAGGGAAATCAGTTAAAGTCTGCCTGGTAGGCAGCTTTTGGCCAAACCAGCATATAGACCAGATCATGAAATCAACTGCTAGCAAAAACAGTTGGATCTACGTAGATCTACAAGGTATTTATAAAGATAGAAATGAAAATACTGCCATTCAGCAATACCAGAATCAAGGCGTAGGGATGCACCCTTCCGATGCTGGAATGGAACATATAGCAAATAGAATCTGGAATGAAATACAACACTTATTTAAGTAA
- a CDS encoding DUF1972 domain-containing protein, whose translation MKIAIIGTRGIPNHYGGFEQCAEYLALGLVKKGHEVLVYNSHNHPYQQDKWNGVDLRHCYDPEYKLGTAGQFIYDLNCILDVRKRKCDVILQLGYTSGSVWGWLLPKDVVVTTNMDGLEWKRTKYSNKVRKFLQWAEKLGVQYSDHLISDSIGIQDYLKEKYNADSTFIAYGATLFKEPTIGILKSYDLLPYQYDMLIARLEPENSIEIILDGVAKANVKRPFLVVGKHETTYGNYLKEKFEAHPQIKFIGGIYNIDILNNLRYYSNIYFHGHTVGGTNPSLLEAMASNSLMCANDNPFNRYILGDDAIYFRTAEEVADHLKTVRYDLEKYQMMRRNNCDKITEIYDWELIVNQYEKHLLEVKGVFTR comes from the coding sequence ATGAAAATAGCAATTATTGGTACCCGTGGTATCCCAAATCATTATGGAGGATTTGAGCAATGCGCGGAATATTTAGCATTGGGTTTGGTAAAAAAAGGACACGAGGTTTTGGTTTATAATTCGCATAACCACCCTTATCAACAGGATAAATGGAATGGTGTTGACTTGCGTCATTGTTATGACCCTGAATACAAACTGGGGACGGCCGGGCAATTTATCTATGATTTGAACTGTATTCTTGATGTGAGAAAGCGAAAATGTGATGTGATTCTTCAGTTGGGCTATACCAGTGGCTCGGTTTGGGGATGGCTGCTGCCAAAGGATGTGGTGGTGACTACCAACATGGATGGACTGGAATGGAAACGGACCAAATACTCCAATAAAGTCAGGAAATTCCTGCAATGGGCAGAAAAACTAGGTGTACAATATAGCGATCACCTGATCTCGGATTCTATCGGCATACAGGATTACCTGAAGGAAAAATACAATGCGGACTCTACCTTTATCGCCTATGGCGCCACCTTGTTTAAGGAGCCTACGATAGGTATTCTTAAAAGTTACGACTTGCTTCCTTATCAATATGATATGCTGATTGCCAGATTGGAGCCTGAGAATAGCATTGAAATCATCCTGGATGGCGTCGCAAAGGCAAATGTGAAACGCCCGTTTTTGGTGGTTGGAAAGCATGAAACGACTTACGGGAATTATTTAAAAGAGAAGTTCGAAGCTCATCCGCAAATCAAGTTTATCGGAGGCATTTACAACATAGATATTTTGAATAACCTGCGTTACTATTCGAACATTTACTTTCATGGGCATACCGTTGGTGGAACCAATCCTTCTCTGTTAGAAGCAATGGCATCCAATAGCTTAATGTGTGCCAATGACAATCCTTTTAACAGGTATATTCTAGGGGATGACGCGATCTATTTCAGGACGGCTGAGGAAGTAGCTGATCATTTGAAAACGGTCCGTTATGACCTTGAAAAGTATCAAATGATGAGGAGGAACAATTGTGATAAGATTACAGAAATATACGATTGGGAATTGATCGTGAATCAATATGAAAAACACCTTCTGGAGGTGAAAGGTGTATTTACAAGGTAG
- a CDS encoding nitroreductase family protein — protein sequence MKNLIKKIVPKSAKRLYRAKQTQLSIIKDYLYDYRKFNRESASFKLRSKEMMQAYILKEYHAVEKGLALREPRPGFGGPRIGALADIVDDYVTKYGIDAITDMTAYTLREYLNFDEGHHQVSEELKSKLEGLLMRCDESTLNKTGGTKMVPRQEILNTLDFDYERFFKSRNSVRDFSEQPVPTEKILKVIDTARYTPSVCNRQSWKVYVIEHSNVELKRKLLNVQNGNKGFGEHISSLIVITGKLSSFFAYERNQVYIDGGMFAMSIVLGLHAEGLGVCCLNTSYAKKQYEAFTNSMEMDSDCVPIMFLAVGNLKENYSVAISERRPLTDIVEVR from the coding sequence ATGAAAAATTTAATTAAAAAGATCGTTCCAAAATCAGCTAAACGGCTTTATAGAGCGAAGCAAACACAGTTGTCGATTATTAAAGATTATTTATATGATTACCGGAAGTTTAACAGAGAGTCTGCCTCCTTCAAGTTAAGAAGCAAGGAAATGATGCAGGCCTATATTCTTAAGGAATATCACGCCGTGGAAAAAGGATTGGCATTACGTGAGCCACGTCCTGGGTTTGGAGGACCAAGGATCGGAGCATTGGCAGATATTGTGGATGATTATGTGACTAAATATGGCATAGACGCAATTACAGATATGACCGCTTACACACTTCGTGAATATTTGAATTTCGATGAGGGCCACCATCAGGTATCTGAGGAATTGAAAAGTAAGCTGGAAGGCCTGTTGATGAGATGTGATGAATCTACGCTCAATAAAACCGGAGGGACAAAGATGGTTCCCAGACAGGAGATCCTGAATACTTTAGATTTTGATTACGAACGTTTTTTCAAATCCAGAAATAGCGTCAGAGATTTTTCAGAGCAACCAGTACCGACAGAAAAGATATTAAAAGTGATTGATACAGCCAGATATACGCCATCGGTTTGTAACAGACAGTCCTGGAAAGTCTATGTGATTGAACATTCCAATGTGGAACTGAAGCGTAAACTTTTGAATGTGCAGAATGGAAATAAAGGCTTTGGAGAGCACATCAGCTCTTTAATTGTCATCACCGGAAAGCTGTCTTCCTTTTTCGCCTATGAAAGAAATCAGGTGTATATCGATGGAGGAATGTTCGCAATGTCTATCGTGTTGGGCTTGCATGCAGAAGGATTAGGGGTTTGCTGCCTGAATACCAGTTATGCTAAAAAGCAGTATGAAGCATTTACAAATTCCATGGAAATGGACAGCGACTGTGTTCCGATCATGTTTTTAGCCGTCGGAAACCTCAAAGAGAATTACAGTGTCGCCATCTCTGAGCGCAGACCATTGACAGATATAGTGGAAGTAAGGTAG
- a CDS encoding acyltransferase, protein MKTIFQSIIRKRNPAFKFDENISSRTLFNLAFSKSMELLRGMLFQIFHLKKPKPIFLGRGVRTFNNQHISIGKWVKIDTGVYLSGLGKGKLIIGDSSGIGAYSQVIISTSFNNLGEFIHIGKQVGIGQFASIGGSGGVSIGDHTIIGQYFSCHPENHNYNDPGKLIKNQGTTRAKITIGQNCWIGAKVTILAGVSIGDNSIIAAGAVVNKSMPANSIIAGVPARVIKGTYDRNGLLI, encoded by the coding sequence ATGAAAACAATATTTCAATCGATTATCAGAAAGAGAAATCCTGCTTTCAAATTTGATGAAAACATCAGCAGCCGAACTTTATTCAATCTGGCATTCAGTAAAAGTATGGAGCTGCTGAGGGGGATGCTGTTCCAGATTTTTCATTTGAAAAAGCCAAAGCCTATCTTTTTGGGCAGGGGAGTGAGGACCTTTAATAACCAGCACATCAGCATTGGAAAATGGGTTAAAATTGATACTGGGGTATACCTGAGTGGATTGGGTAAAGGAAAATTGATAATTGGTGATTCTTCTGGAATTGGAGCTTATTCTCAAGTGATCATTTCTACTTCATTTAACAATTTAGGAGAGTTTATACATATTGGTAAACAGGTAGGAATCGGACAATTTGCAAGTATTGGGGGCTCCGGGGGTGTTTCGATTGGAGACCATACGATCATTGGACAATATTTTAGCTGTCACCCGGAAAATCATAACTACAATGACCCGGGTAAATTGATCAAAAATCAAGGAACTACCCGTGCTAAAATTACTATTGGGCAGAACTGCTGGATAGGAGCCAAGGTAACTATTCTCGCAGGCGTTTCCATTGGGGATAATTCAATCATAGCTGCAGGAGCGGTGGTCAATAAAAGTATGCCTGCAAATTCTATTATTGCCGGCGTTCCTGCTCGCGTGATTAAAGGAACTTACGATAGAAATGGGCTTTTAATTTAA
- a CDS encoding glycosyltransferase: MKNIEKESPMFQQNKSTMMENEQNTKPKLLVLVVLYKKMISESPTIKSLLLQHRDLFELELVIWDNSPERCPDDQIYELEKEFSKFQYRWTSENTWLSKLYNKVLSACTYDYALLLDQDTDIPLYYFDKLKDALSRFPKIALFLPLVLHKEKVVSPGAWVYFKGKHWKKIKTGIIPAKNVLAITSGMVISAKVFFEHQMKFDERLSLYGIDTGFMLSFSKFEKQLYVLPIKFDHDTVLWSNPSADVMLGRFRNLKSTWPKILSDRPVARVLVYFYSMAVSFKLALKYQDLRFLK; the protein is encoded by the coding sequence ATGAAAAATATTGAAAAGGAATCGCCAATGTTTCAGCAAAATAAATCAACGATGATGGAGAACGAGCAAAATACTAAACCGAAATTACTTGTTTTAGTAGTGCTGTATAAAAAGATGATTTCAGAATCTCCCACGATTAAATCTCTTTTGCTCCAACACAGAGATTTATTTGAGCTGGAACTGGTGATCTGGGACAATAGTCCGGAAAGGTGTCCAGACGATCAGATCTATGAACTTGAAAAGGAGTTTAGCAAATTTCAATACCGATGGACATCAGAAAATACCTGGCTTTCGAAGCTTTATAATAAAGTGTTGTCTGCCTGTACCTACGATTATGCTTTATTGCTGGATCAGGATACAGACATTCCACTTTATTATTTTGATAAGCTGAAAGATGCCCTTTCCAGATTTCCAAAAATTGCGCTGTTCCTGCCCTTGGTACTCCATAAAGAAAAAGTAGTAAGCCCAGGCGCCTGGGTTTATTTCAAAGGAAAACACTGGAAAAAAATAAAAACAGGAATCATCCCGGCAAAGAATGTATTGGCCATTACCAGCGGGATGGTGATTTCTGCAAAGGTGTTTTTTGAGCATCAAATGAAATTCGATGAACGCTTAAGCCTTTATGGAATTGACACAGGATTTATGCTCAGCTTTTCAAAATTTGAGAAGCAGCTGTATGTATTGCCCATCAAATTTGATCATGATACGGTATTGTGGTCTAATCCTTCTGCCGATGTCATGTTGGGCCGGTTTAGGAATTTGAAAAGCACCTGGCCTAAGATTTTATCTGATAGGCCTGTAGCAAGGGTGCTGGTTTATTTTTACAGTATGGCGGTGTCTTTTAAACTGGCACTGAAGTATCAGGACCTCCGGTTTTTGAAATAA